Genomic window (Pirellulales bacterium):
GAAAAATCAGGCGGGCGACGCGTCACGCGATGGCTCCAGCAAGGCAGGGAGTCGAAGTCGTCGTCGTGGACCCAGAAAATTCTCAACAAGGCTTGAGGCAAGCATCTCATTCGCCTCGAATAAGGAGCGGCTTTCCTCGTTGACGCGCCAGTGGCCACAGACGGCGTCAAGCAGCCGGCGGCGTGAGTCGTAGGCCAGCGGGGCGTCGGTGCCCCGTTCCTCCACCATTTGCGCCACAATAGTATCGATCGCGGGCCGAAACGGTTCCATGATGTCATCGGCGAGGCAAAAAGGGTTGTAGCGATTTCGGTGGTGAACACCGAGCGACGGATGCAATCCGGCCGCACACGCCGCACGGGCGGCGATCGCGCGCAACACGGCATAGCCGTAGTTCAGCAGTTGATTTTGGTTTGGCGCGTCGCGGTCGCGATGGAAGTCGACACCAGGGAAGAGGTGTTGCCAATAGCGGCGGGCCGCCTGCGCCTCGACGTTGGACGGATCACCGCTTTGCACGGTGCGAGCCAGGGCGGTCAGTCCGGCGTCGGTGCCCCGCAGCTGCATGAGCACCGAGCCTTGAAGGCGAATCTTGGCCTGCACGATTTCCTGCCAGAGACGCTTGCGGAGCGGCAGCTTGGCCCTCGCTTGGGCCAGGAAACGCTCGCCCTGCACGTAATGCGATTGCAGCGGAAGCTGGAGCCCAACAGGCAGACGTTTGCCGTCGCAGATTACTAGTACCCCACCGGCGGCGGCCAACTCCGAAAGCACTGCCTGCGTGCATGTGATTTGCGGATGCGCCAGTACGACGACGGCGACTTCGCAGGCCGG
Coding sequences:
- the cas1 gene encoding type II CRISPR-associated endonuclease Cas1, translating into MHRILDISEAPARLRIEHGCLCVEASDAPGIRIPACEVAVVVLAHPQITCTQAVLSELAAAGGVLVICDGKRLPVGLQLPLQSHYVQGERFLAQARAKLPLRKRLWQEIVQAKIRLQGSVLMQLRGTDAGLTALARTVQSGDPSNVEAQAARRYWQHLFPGVDFHRDRDAPNQNQLLNYGYAVLRAIAARAACAAGLHPSLGVHHRNRYNPFCLADDIMEPFRPAIDTIVAQMVEERGTDAPLAYDSRRRLLDAVCGHWRVNEESRSLFEANEMLASSLVENFLGPRRRLRLPALLEPSRDASPA